From Carassius auratus strain Wakin chromosome 1, ASM336829v1, whole genome shotgun sequence, the proteins below share one genomic window:
- the LOC113107110 gene encoding WD repeat-containing protein 19-like, whose amino-acid sequence MKRVFTLSEKSWSGSCLQYKWQKTVGNYLAVAGPDNLVKIFDRHGQKVNELNLPGNCVSLDWDKDGDILAVLAEKSSSVYLWDANVNKTSQLDSGMKDQMSFLLWSRTGPLLAVGTSKGNLLIYNQQTSRKIPVLGKHTKKITCGCWSSHNLLALGSEDRSITISNHEGDTIRQTSVRADPADVQFSVMKTDERSSPGESTVSVALGKKTLFLFNLNDPDNPIELAFQQRYGNIISYRWYGDGYIMIGFSHGYFVVISTHIREIGQELFQAHNHKDSLTSIAISQSLNKAASCGDNCIKIHDLTDLKEMYAIVTLDEETKGLDQMCWTDDGQLLAVSSQQGSLHVFLTKLPILGDSSGTRIAYLTSLLEVTVDNQVEGEPPVAIAVEVEPSFIAVGPYHVAVGMNNRAWFYALGDSGVERVKDTEYLGTVASMCLNCDYAAALFEGKVQLHVIDGDEQVVQEDRQTKLFPEADQKYRILSHALTSEFLYYGTDTGLIQCFYFEDWQSVNEYRHTVGVRKVFPDPNGTRLVFIDEKSDSFLYCPVNDSVFEIPDFSPAIKGVLWENWFGNKGVFVAYEEDKVYTYAFHKDTIQGSKVILVGATKLPFSHKPLLLHNGELTCQTQSGKINSVVLNTHSFLNNPHSDTSKDKLQPLLQQAVMLKRFSDAWNICKALNRSEAWSELGRACLHHMEVELAIRVYRMMGNVGMVMSLEDIKGIEDQNLLAGHLAMFCNDYNRAQDLYLTSSYPMAALEMRRDLQHWDSALQLAKRLDPDEIPFISKEYAIQLEFVGDYTNALAHYEKGITGNNKFQDHDESCLAGVARMSIRMGDIRRGANQAIKHPSRALKKDCGAILESMKQYSEAAQLYEKGQYYDKAASVYIRCKNWAKVGELLPHVTSPKIHLQYAKAKEADGKYKEAAMAYESARDWDNVIRILLEHLNSPEDAVRIVRETQSIEGAKMVARFFLRLSDYGSAIQFLVLSRCSDEAFQLAQQHGQMEVYADIIGSEATVEDYQSIALYFEGEKNHLQAGKFFQKCGQYSRALKHFLKCPSSDDSLSIEMAIETVGEAKDEALTNQLIDYLMGESDGMPKDAKYLFRLYMALKQYREAARTAIIIAREEQSAGNYRNAHDVLFSMYAELQTQNIKIPAEMATNLMILHSYILVKIHVKRGDHLKGARMLIRVSNNISRFPSHIVPILTSAVIECHRAGLRNSAFSFASMLMRPEYRNKIDLKYKKKIEAMVRRPDTSELEEESSPCPSCGFGLPDCELLCPGCKNNLPYCIATGRHMVKEDWCVCPHCDFPALYSQFTQLLETESVCPMCSEPLNVSEVKKTSDCSRYLQQDQLEH is encoded by the exons atgaag CGTGTTTTCACGCTGTCAGAAAAGTCCTGGTCTGgatcatgtttgcaatacaaatgGCAGAAAACAGTAGGAAACTATCTTGCAGTTGCAGG CCCTGAcaatttagtaaaaatatttgatcgGCATGGGCAGAAGGTGAATGAGTTGAATCTCCCAGG GAACTGTGTGTCTCTCGACTGGGATAAAGATGGCGATATCTTGGCTGTGCTTGCTGAGAAGTCCAGTTCTGTTTACTTGTGGGATGCAAATGTTAACAAGACCTCACAGCTGGACAGCGGCATGAA AGATCAGATGTCGTTCCTGCTCTGGTCCAGAACTGGGCCGCTGTTGGCTGTTGGCACATCTAAAGGAAACCTGCTCATCTACAACCAGCAAACCTCACGCAAGATTCCAGTTCTgg GTAAGCACACAAAGAAAATCACTTGTGGCTGTTGGAGCTCCCATAACCTGCTGGCTTTGGGCAGCGAAGACCGCAGCATAACCATCAGCAACCACGAGGGAGACACCATTCGACAG actTCTGTGAGAGCAGATCCTGCAGATGTTCAGTTCTCAGTGATGAAAACAGACGAGAGATCATCTCCAGGAGAAAGCACT GTGAGTGTGGCTTTGGGAAAGAAGACCCTGTTTCTGTTTAATCTGAATGACCCTGATAACCCCATAGAACTGGCATTCCAGCAGCGTTACGGCAACATCATCTCCTACcgctg GTATGGGGATGGCTATATCATGATTGGCTTTTCACATGGCTACTTTGTGGTCATTTCCACACATATCCGTGAGATTGGCCAAGAGTTGTTTCAAGCGCACAATCATAAAGACAGCCTGACTAGCATCGCCATCTCACAGTCTCTAAACAAGGCTGCGTCCTGCGGGGACAACTG TATTAAGATACACGACTTGACTGATCTGAAGGAAATGTATGCTATAGTCACTCTGGATGAGGAGACCAAAG GCCTTGATCAGATGTGTTGGACTGATGACGGCCAGCTGCTCGCTGTATCTTCTCAGCAGGGATCTTTGCACGTCTTCCTCACCAAGCTGCCAATATTGGGAGACAGCAGTGGCACTAGAATCGCTTATCTTACATCGCTGCTGGAAGTTACAGTCGACAACCAGGTGGAAGGG GAGCCCCCCGTTGCTATTGCAGTGGAAGTAGAGCCTAGTTTCATAGCTGTTGGACCATATCATGTTGCTGTAGGCATGAATAACAGAGCATGGTTTTATGCATTAGGAGACAGTG gtgtggaGCGTGTAAAAGACACCGAGTATTTAGGAACAGTGGCCAGTATGTGTCTGAACTGTGACTATGCTGCTGCCTTGTTTGAGGGGAAGGTCCAGTTGCATGTG ATTGATGGAGATGAGCAGGTTGTTCAGGAGGACAGACAGACGAAACTGTTCCCAGAAGCCGATCAGAAATACCGCATACTCAGTCATGCTCTCACCTCTGAGTTTCTGTATTATGGGACGGAC ACCGGCttgattcagtgtttttattttgaagacTGGCAAAGTGTGAATGAGTATCGGCACACAGTGGGTGTACGCAAAGTCTTTCCAGACCCCAATGGAACACGTCTCGTTTTTATTGATGAAAAAAGTGACAGCTTCCTATATTGCCCG GTGAATGATTCCGTGTTTGAGATCCCAGACTTCTCTCCTGCCATTAAAGGGGTATTGTGGGAAAACTGGTTCGGCAATAAAGGCGTGTTTGTGGCGTATGAGGAAGACAAAGTTTACACGTATGCCTTCCACAAAGACACCATACAGG gtTCTAAAGTGATTCTAGTAGGTGCCACCAAGTTGCCATTTTCCCATAAGCCCTTGCTGTTGCATAACGGGGAGCTGACATGTCAGACCCAGAGTGGGAAGATTAATAGTGTGGTTCTGAACACACATTCATTCCTCAACAACCCACACAGTGACACCAGTAAAGACAAACTCCAGCCGTTACTGCAACAGGCTGTTATGCTCAAAAG gttTTCTGATGCGTGGAATATCTGTAAAGCTTTGAACAGAAGCGAGGCATGGAGTGAGCTGGGCAGGGCATGTCTTCATCACATGGAGGTGGAACTGGCCATCAGAGTATACCGCATGATGGGAAACGTCGGCATGGTCATGTCCCTAGAGGACATCAAG GGAATTGAAGATCAAAATTTGCTGGCTGGTCATTTGGCCATGTTCTGCAACGACTACAACCGAGCCCAGGACTTGTATCTGACTTCTTCTTATCCGATGGCAGCTTTGGAG ATGAGAAGGGACCTGCAGCATTGGGACAGTGCATTACAGCTGGCCAAAAGACTGGACCCTGATGAGATCccatttatttctaaagaatatGCCATACAGCTCGAATTTGT TGGAGATTATACAAATGCACTGGCTCACTACGAGAAAGGCATAACAGGAAACAATAAG TTCCAGGATCATGATGAGAGCTGTCTGGCAGGAGTGGCTCGTATGTCCATTCGTATGGGTGACATCCGTAGAGGAGCCAACCAGGCCATCAAACACCCCAGCAGAGCTCTGAAGAAAGACTGTGGAGCCATTCTGGAAAGCATGAAG CAATATTCAGAAGCGGCTCAGCTGTATGAGAAAGGCCAGTACTATGACAAAGCTGCCTCTGTCTACATACGCTGCAAGAACTG GGCAAAGGTGGGCGAGCTTTTGCCCCATGTGACTTCCCCAAAGATTCACCTGCAGTACGCCAAGGCAAAAGAGGCGGACGGCAA ATATAAAGAGGCAGCAATGGCCTATGAGAGTGCACGAGACTGGGACAACGTCATTCGGATCCTACTGGAGCATCTTAACAGCCCTGAGGATGCTGTCCGCATCGTACGAGAAACTCAGTCCATCGAAGGAGCCAAAATGGTGGCCAG GTTCTTCCTGCGTTTGAGTGATTATGGCTCAGCGATCCAGTTCCTGGTTTTGTCACGTTGCAGCGATGAAGCTTTCCAGCTCGCCCAGCAGCACGGGCAGATGGAGGTCTACGCTGACATCATCG GTTCGGAGGCTACAGTAGAGGACTATCAGAGCATAGCGCTGTATTTTGAGGGGGAGAAGAATCATCTTCAGGCTGGGAAGTTCTTCCAGAAGTGTGGACAGTACAGCAGG GCGCTGAAGCACTTCTTGAAATGTCCTAGCTCTGATGACAGTTTGTCCATAGAGATGGCCATTGAGACA GTAGGGGAAGCAAAGGATGAAGCTCTGACCAATCAGCTTATTGATTATCTGATGGGGGAAAGTGACGGAATGCCAAAG GATGCTAAATATCTGTTCCGGTTGTACATGGCTCTCAAACAGTACAGAGAGGCGGCGAGAACTGCTATTATTATCGCCAGAGAGGAGCAATCTGCAG gaaACTACAGGAATGCCCATGATGTGTTGTTCAGCATGTATGCTGAGCTTCAGACGCAGAACATTAAGATCCCTGCAGAGATGGCCACAAACCTGATGATCCTGCACAGCTACATACTAGTGAAG ATCCATGTCAAAAGAGGAGATCATTTAAAGGGGGCACGAATGCTCATCCGTGTGTCCAACAACATCAGCAGATTCCCGTCCC ACATTGTCCCCATCCTCACATCAGCGGTGATTGAATGTCATCGTGCTGGATTAAGAAACTCTGCCTTCAGCTTTGCCTCTATGCTGATGAGACCAGAATATCGAAACAAGATTGATCTCAAATACAAGAAGAAGATCGAGGCCATGGTCCG TCGTCCAGATACTTCAGAGCTGGAGGAGGAGAGCTCCCCCTGTCCCTCCTGTGGCTTCGGTCTGCCTGACTGTGAGCTGCTCTGTCCCGGCTGTAAAAACAATCTGCCTTACTGTATCGCCACA GGTCGTCACATGGTCAAGGAGGATTGGTGTGTGTGCCCACACTGTGATTTCCCCGCTCTCTATTCACAGTTCACCCA ACTCTTAGAGACCGAGTCGGTGTGTCCCATGTGCTCTGAGCCTTTAAATGTCAGTGAGGTGAAGAAAACCTCAGACTGCTCCAGATATCTGCAGCAGGACCAACTGGagcactga